A window of Jannaschia sp. M317 contains these coding sequences:
- a CDS encoding uroporphyrinogen-III synthase — protein MPAPLLPVLLTRPEAASLPLARDLRARGAEVVVSPLLRIVPVAALPQLAAGLIFTSPNGVAAYRGLGGPPGLPVWCVGPRTGAEAQAAGLDLRGTAPDAATLAQAIPADAPPLLHLRGAVQRGDLASDLRARGLAAQDAVIYRQDALPLSAPAVRVLSRPTLVPLYSPRTAGLLVAGCPAGLLANLRPLALSAAVARALPVSAPIAKTPDGAAMYRAILSAVFGSTVEGPPRSH, from the coding sequence GTGCCAGCCCCGTTACTGCCCGTCCTGCTGACCCGGCCCGAAGCCGCGTCTCTGCCGTTGGCGCGGGATTTGCGGGCCCGAGGGGCAGAGGTCGTCGTCTCCCCCTTGTTGCGGATCGTGCCCGTGGCCGCCCTGCCGCAGTTGGCTGCGGGGCTGATTTTCACCTCGCCCAACGGGGTCGCGGCCTATCGGGGATTGGGCGGGCCGCCCGGCCTGCCGGTCTGGTGCGTGGGGCCGCGCACGGGGGCCGAGGCACAGGCGGCGGGGCTGGACCTGCGGGGCACGGCACCGGATGCGGCGACGCTCGCCCAGGCGATCCCGGCCGACGCGCCGCCGCTTTTGCATCTGCGGGGCGCGGTGCAGCGTGGTGATCTGGCGTCCGATCTGCGGGCGCGTGGTCTGGCGGCACAGGACGCGGTGATCTACCGGCAGGATGCGCTGCCGCTTTCGGCTCCGGCGGTTCGGGTGTTGTCGCGCCCGACGCTCGTGCCGCTTTATTCGCCCCGCACGGCGGGTTTGCTGGTGGCGGGCTGTCCGGCGGGTCTGTTGGCAAATCTGCGCCCGCTCGCGCTCAGCGCGGCGGTTGCGCGGGCACTGCCCGTTTCCGCGCCGATTGCCAAAACGCCCGACGGTGCGGCAATGTATCGAGCGATACTAAGTGCCGTTTTCGGATCGACGGTTGAGGGACCCCCGCGTTCGCACTAG
- the tsaD gene encoding tRNA (adenosine(37)-N6)-threonylcarbamoyltransferase complex transferase subunit TsaD: MAQDHLILGLESSCDDTGAAVVRRRADGAAQILSNVVMGQDALHAAFGGVVPEIAARAHAEKIDLAVEDALAVAGVALRDCDAVAVTAGPGLIGGVLAAVMCGKGLAAAAGLPLIGVNHLAGHALTPRLTDAVPYPYLMLLVSGGHCQFLRVDGPDAFTRLGGTIDDAPGEAFDKVARLLGLPQPGGPSVEVCAAQAEGTVRLPRPLLDRPGCDMSFSGLKTAVLRARDDLVAEHGGLPRGKRADLCHGFQEAVRDVLAEKTRRALAQCPGMTALTVAGGVAANGRLRAALQDVARDAGLPFVAPPLTLCTDNAAMIAWAGAERFAGGDRDDLTLAARPRWPLDQTSAPMLGSGKRGAKA, encoded by the coding sequence ATGGCACAAGACCACCTTATTCTGGGGCTGGAAAGCTCCTGCGACGATACCGGGGCTGCCGTTGTCCGACGACGCGCGGATGGTGCGGCACAGATCCTGTCGAATGTGGTCATGGGGCAGGACGCGCTGCATGCGGCCTTTGGCGGGGTGGTGCCGGAAATCGCCGCGCGCGCCCATGCCGAAAAGATCGACCTCGCGGTCGAAGACGCCTTGGCCGTGGCGGGTGTTGCGCTGCGCGATTGCGATGCGGTGGCGGTGACCGCCGGTCCGGGCCTGATCGGCGGCGTGTTAGCGGCGGTGATGTGCGGCAAGGGGTTGGCGGCCGCGGCGGGTCTGCCCCTGATCGGCGTGAACCACCTGGCGGGCCATGCCCTGACGCCGCGCCTGACCGATGCGGTCCCCTATCCATATCTGATGCTGCTCGTCTCGGGTGGCCATTGTCAGTTTCTGCGGGTCGACGGGCCGGATGCCTTCACCCGGCTGGGCGGCACCATCGACGACGCCCCCGGCGAAGCCTTCGACAAGGTTGCCCGCCTGCTGGGCCTGCCGCAGCCCGGCGGCCCCTCGGTCGAGGTCTGCGCCGCGCAGGCAGAAGGCACGGTCCGCCTGCCCCGCCCCCTGCTGGACAGACCCGGTTGCGACATGTCGTTTTCGGGGCTGAAGACGGCCGTCCTGCGGGCCCGCGACGATCTTGTGGCGGAACATGGTGGCCTGCCGCGCGGGAAACGCGCCGACCTTTGCCACGGCTTTCAGGAGGCGGTGCGCGACGTGCTGGCAGAAAAGACGCGACGCGCGCTGGCTCAATGCCCCGGCATGACCGCGCTGACCGTCGCGGGCGGGGTGGCGGCGAATGGACGACTGCGCGCGGCCCTGCAGGATGTCGCGCGGGACGCGGGCCTGCCCTTTGTCGCTCCGCCCCTGACGCTCTGCACGGACAACGCCGCCATGATCGCCTGGGCCGGGGCGGAGCGGTTTGCCGGCGGCGACCGTGACGACCTGACCCTGGCCGCGCGCCCGCGCTGGCCGTTGGACCAAACCTCCGCGCCGATGCTGGGCTCAGGCAAGCGGGGGGCCAAGGCGTGA
- a CDS encoding NAD(P)H-dependent glycerol-3-phosphate dehydrogenase, with amino-acid sequence MAARGEVLLWGRDADTMATAAGTRTLPRLPGVSLPEGLHPTADLTALAVCETLLLAVPMQSLGGLLPDLAPLAPRHAVAACKGIDLATRRGPIALIRQGLPASVPAILSGPSFAADIARGLPTALSLGCADDAVGAALQRALSTPVLRLYRTTDTTGVEIGGALKNVIAIACGAAIGAGLGESARAALMTRGMAEIMRLAQAMGARAETLMGLSGLGDLALTCASPASRNFSLGLALGRGETPPQATVEGAATARAALDVARDHGVDMPVSAATAGLVAGALTVKDAMRSLLTRDLTTEWSP; translated from the coding sequence ATGGCCGCCCGCGGCGAGGTCCTTCTTTGGGGCCGGGACGCAGACACGATGGCCACCGCCGCCGGGACCCGCACCTTGCCGCGCCTGCCGGGCGTGTCCCTGCCCGAGGGTCTGCATCCGACCGCGGATCTGACCGCTTTGGCCGTGTGTGAGACCCTGTTGCTGGCCGTTCCGATGCAAAGCCTCGGGGGCCTGTTGCCCGATCTGGCCCCCCTCGCGCCGCGCCATGCCGTCGCCGCCTGCAAGGGGATCGACCTGGCCACCCGTCGCGGCCCCATCGCCCTGATCCGTCAGGGGCTGCCGGCATCCGTTCCCGCCATTCTGTCCGGACCCAGTTTCGCCGCCGACATCGCGCGTGGCCTGCCGACGGCGCTGTCGCTTGGCTGCGCCGACGACGCCGTGGGCGCGGCCTTGCAACGGGCGCTGTCGACGCCTGTTCTACGGCTTTACCGGACGACGGATACGACGGGTGTGGAAATCGGCGGCGCGCTCAAGAACGTCATTGCCATCGCCTGTGGGGCCGCCATCGGGGCGGGTCTGGGCGAATCGGCGCGCGCCGCGTTGATGACGCGCGGCATGGCCGAAATCATGCGCCTGGCTCAGGCCATGGGCGCGCGGGCGGAAACCTTGATGGGCCTGTCCGGGCTGGGCGATCTGGCGCTGACCTGCGCCTCGCCCGCGTCGCGGAATTTCTCGCTGGGGTTGGCGCTGGGCCGGGGCGAGACGCCGCCCCAGGCCACGGTCGAGGGGGCCGCCACTGCCCGCGCGGCCCTGGATGTCGCCCGCGATCACGGTGTCGACATGCCGGTCAGCGCGGCGACGGCAGGCCTTGTCGCGGGCGCGCTGACGGTAAAAGATGCCATGCGGTCGCTGCTGACCCGCGACCTGACCACGGAATGGAGCCCCTGA
- a CDS encoding YciI family protein, which yields MFALICTDNPDSLALRMANREAHIAHLKASETVRQAGPFLNAAGEMCGSLIIFETDDRATVEAFAAADPYAVAGLFSEVRIEQWNRVINA from the coding sequence ATGTTTGCCTTGATCTGCACCGACAATCCCGACAGCCTCGCCCTGCGCATGGCCAACCGCGAGGCGCATATCGCCCACCTGAAGGCCAGCGAAACCGTGCGCCAGGCAGGGCCCTTTCTGAACGCGGCCGGCGAAATGTGCGGGTCCCTGATCATCTTTGAAACCGACGATCGCGCCACCGTCGAGGCCTTTGCCGCCGCCGATCCCTATGCCGTTGCGGGCCTGTTTTCTGAGGTGCGAATCGAACAGTGGAACCGGGTCATCAACGCGTGA
- a CDS encoding EVE domain-containing protein produces MKYWLFKSEPGVWSWDDQTARGETGEEWDGVRNYQARNFMRDMALGDRGFFYHSQGEKAVVGIVEVCATAHPDSTTDDDRWDCVDIRAVAPLTRPVTLAEIKATEALSEMVLVRNSRLSVQPVTEAEWQTVCAMGGIEQN; encoded by the coding sequence GTGAAGTACTGGCTGTTCAAGTCAGAGCCCGGCGTCTGGTCATGGGACGATCAGACCGCCAGGGGCGAGACGGGCGAGGAATGGGACGGCGTGCGCAACTACCAGGCGCGCAATTTCATGCGCGACATGGCGCTGGGCGATCGCGGGTTCTTCTACCACTCGCAGGGGGAAAAGGCCGTGGTCGGCATCGTCGAGGTCTGTGCCACGGCCCATCCCGACAGTACCACCGACGACGACCGCTGGGACTGCGTGGACATCCGCGCCGTGGCCCCCCTGACCCGACCCGTGACCCTGGCTGAAATCAAGGCGACAGAAGCGCTGTCCGAGATGGTCCTGGTCCGCAACAGCCGCCTGTCGGTGCAGCCGGTCACCGAGGCCGAATGGCAGACGGTTTGCGCCATGGGCGGGATCGAACAGAATTAA
- the pyrF gene encoding orotidine-5'-phosphate decarboxylase — protein sequence MSQPNLSDDRLIVALDVPNALAGLTLAGQLGDAVSFYKIGLGMLTGGGLALANELKEEHGKRIFLDMKLFDIGATVEAAVRGLAQFDLDFLTVHGDPHVVRAAAQGKGDMKILAVTILTSLDRADLDDGLIQPGDIPDLVATRAARALEAGADGVIASPQEAALIRALPEAAGKLIVTPGVRPAGAALGDQKRVMTPGEAIAAGADHIVVGRPIHGATDPAAAARAVLAELG from the coding sequence ATGTCCCAACCGAACCTGTCCGACGACCGCCTGATCGTGGCGCTCGACGTGCCCAACGCGCTGGCCGGCCTGACCCTGGCCGGGCAGCTGGGCGATGCGGTGTCCTTCTACAAGATCGGGCTGGGCATGCTGACCGGGGGCGGGCTGGCCTTGGCGAACGAACTGAAGGAGGAGCACGGCAAGCGCATCTTCCTCGACATGAAGCTGTTCGACATCGGGGCCACGGTCGAGGCCGCCGTGCGTGGCCTGGCGCAATTCGACCTGGATTTCCTGACGGTACATGGCGACCCCCACGTCGTGCGCGCGGCGGCGCAGGGCAAAGGGGACATGAAGATCCTGGCGGTCACCATCCTGACCTCGCTCGACCGCGCTGATCTGGACGACGGGCTGATCCAACCCGGCGACATTCCCGACCTGGTCGCGACCCGCGCCGCGCGCGCGCTGGAGGCCGGGGCCGACGGGGTCATCGCCTCGCCACAGGAGGCCGCGCTGATCCGCGCCCTGCCCGAAGCCGCGGGCAAGCTGATCGTCACGCCCGGCGTGCGACCCGCAGGTGCGGCGCTTGGGGATCAGAAACGGGTGATGACACCGGGCGAGGCGATTGCGGCCGGGGCCGATCACATCGTTGTCGGGCGCCCCATCCATGGCGCGACCGATCCGGCGGCCGCCGCGCGCGCTGTTCTGGCCGAACTTGGCTGA
- a CDS encoding NfeD family protein, translating to MLWWAWIVAGLVLAMLEMLVPGFILLGFAIGAALVGMGLLLGILGPLVALAGGYGFPALLVVFAILSLLAWIALRRVFGAPGRARTFDQDVND from the coding sequence ATGCTTTGGTGGGCCTGGATTGTCGCGGGCCTGGTGCTGGCCATGCTGGAAATGCTGGTCCCGGGTTTCATCCTGTTGGGCTTTGCCATCGGCGCGGCGCTGGTCGGGATGGGCCTGTTGCTGGGCATCTTGGGGCCGTTGGTGGCACTTGCGGGGGGCTACGGGTTTCCGGCGCTTCTGGTCGTCTTTGCGATCCTGTCCTTGCTGGCCTGGATTGCCCTGCGCCGTGTGTTCGGGGCACCGGGGCGGGCCAGGACGTTCGATCAAGACGTGAACGACTGA
- a CDS encoding SPFH domain-containing protein: MDIEQELLRFAGNNAVLIALALFVIVCIMLGVRIVPQSEKYVVERFGRLRSVLEPGINLIVPFLDKVAHKVSILERQLPNASQDAITRDNVLVQVETSVFYRILSPERTVYRIRDVDAAIATTVAGIVRAEIGMMELDEVQSNRAEVIHKIKTQVADAVDDWGIEVTRAEILDVNLDKQTRDAMLQQLNAERARRAAVTEAEGHKRAVELNADAELYAAEQTAKARRIAADAEAYATEVVARAIADNGLEAAQYQVALKQVEALTKLGNGTGSQTIVVPASAMDAFGEAFKMLKGKV; this comes from the coding sequence ATGGACATCGAACAGGAACTTCTCCGCTTTGCGGGCAACAACGCGGTGCTGATCGCGCTGGCGCTGTTTGTCATCGTCTGCATCATGCTGGGCGTGCGGATCGTGCCGCAGTCCGAGAAATACGTGGTCGAACGGTTCGGGCGCCTGCGCTCGGTTCTGGAACCCGGCATCAACCTGATCGTGCCGTTTCTGGACAAGGTGGCGCACAAGGTGTCGATCCTGGAACGTCAGCTGCCCAATGCCAGCCAGGACGCCATCACCCGCGACAACGTCCTGGTGCAGGTGGAAACCTCGGTCTTCTACCGCATCCTCAGCCCTGAACGCACCGTATACCGGATCCGCGACGTCGACGCGGCCATCGCCACCACGGTCGCAGGCATCGTGCGTGCCGAAATCGGCATGATGGAGCTGGACGAGGTGCAGTCGAACCGTGCCGAGGTCATTCATAAGATCAAGACCCAGGTGGCCGATGCCGTCGACGACTGGGGGATCGAGGTGACGCGGGCCGAGATTCTGGATGTGAACCTCGACAAGCAGACCCGTGACGCCATGCTGCAACAACTCAACGCCGAACGCGCCCGCCGCGCCGCCGTCACGGAGGCGGAGGGGCACAAGCGCGCGGTGGAGTTGAACGCCGACGCAGAGCTCTATGCCGCCGAGCAAACCGCCAAGGCCCGCCGTATCGCCGCCGACGCAGAAGCCTATGCCACCGAAGTCGTGGCCCGCGCCATTGCCGACAACGGGCTGGAGGCGGCGCAGTATCAGGTTGCCCTGAAACAGGTGGAGGCCCTGACCAAGCTGGGCAACGGCACCGGGTCGCAAACCATCGTGGTGCCTGCGTCGGCGATGGATGCCTTCGGCGAGGCCTTCAAGATGCTGAAGGGCAAGGTCTGA
- a CDS encoding DNA polymerase IV, which translates to MPALCRQCLHSFDNARRCPSCGSPRVTRHAELHSLSVAHMDCDAFYASVEKRDRPELADKPVIIGGGRRGVVSTCCYVARIRGVRSAMPMFKALELCPEAVVLKGRMSLYVEVSQQVRALMEELTPAIEPLSLDEAFLDLTGTERLHGHPPAVMLARLVKRMQEEIGITGSIGLSHNKFLAKIASDLDKPRGFSVIGRAETQDFLSDKPVGIIFGIGAVGQESLRKAGIHTISDLRRWDRRDLGRRFGSMGDRLWHLARGEDRRAVSRNRPVKSISKETTFNENTDDADILDGHLWRLAEQVSDRAKAKGMAGRVVTMKLKRADFSAITRRHALSEPTQMADRIYREARALFDAVGRTGQVRLIGVGVSDLVAADQADRAGDLLDPQAGKRAAAERATDAIRARFGSDAIVKGRALR; encoded by the coding sequence ATGCCCGCCCTTTGCCGCCAATGCCTGCACAGCTTCGACAACGCGCGCCGGTGCCCGTCCTGCGGCAGCCCGCGTGTGACCCGGCACGCCGAACTGCACAGCCTGTCGGTGGCACATATGGATTGCGACGCCTTCTATGCCTCGGTCGAGAAACGCGACCGCCCCGAATTGGCCGACAAGCCCGTCATCATCGGCGGCGGGCGCCGGGGCGTTGTGTCGACCTGTTGCTATGTGGCGCGCATCCGGGGCGTGCGGTCCGCGATGCCGATGTTCAAGGCGCTGGAACTTTGCCCCGAGGCGGTGGTCCTCAAGGGGCGGATGTCGCTCTATGTCGAGGTCAGCCAACAGGTGCGCGCCCTGATGGAGGAACTGACCCCCGCCATCGAGCCGTTGTCGCTGGACGAAGCCTTCCTCGACCTGACCGGCACCGAACGACTGCACGGCCACCCGCCCGCCGTGATGCTGGCGCGGCTGGTCAAGCGGATGCAGGAAGAGATTGGCATCACCGGGTCGATCGGTCTGTCGCACAACAAGTTCCTGGCCAAGATCGCCAGCGACCTGGACAAACCGCGCGGCTTTTCAGTCATCGGGCGGGCGGAGACGCAGGACTTTCTATCCGACAAACCGGTGGGCATCATCTTTGGCATCGGGGCCGTCGGGCAGGAGTCGCTGCGCAAGGCCGGGATTCACACCATATCCGACCTGCGTCGCTGGGACCGGCGCGACCTGGGGCGGCGATTCGGGTCGATGGGGGACCGGTTGTGGCATCTGGCGCGGGGCGAGGACCGGCGCGCCGTCAGCCGGAATCGTCCGGTCAAGTCGATCTCCAAGGAGACGACCTTCAACGAGAATACCGACGATGCCGACATCCTGGATGGTCACCTGTGGCGGTTGGCCGAACAGGTCAGCGACCGGGCCAAGGCCAAGGGCATGGCCGGGCGCGTCGTGACGATGAAGTTGAAACGCGCGGATTTCAGCGCCATCACCCGCCGCCACGCCCTGTCTGAGCCGACGCAGATGGCCGACCGCATCTATCGCGAGGCGCGGGCGTTGTTCGACGCGGTGGGACGCACGGGACAGGTGCGGCTGATCGGGGTCGGGGTTTCGGATCTGGTCGCGGCGGATCAGGCGGACAGGGCGGGCGACCTGTTGGACCCGCAGGCGGGCAAACGCGCCGCCGCCGAACGGGCAACGGATGCGATTCGGGCAAGGTTCGGCAGCGATGCCATCGTGAAGGGGCGCGCGCTGCGCTAG
- a CDS encoding N-formylglutamate amidohydrolase encodes MPRKPYRLHLPKGVTAPVVVASPHSGRAYEAAFLSRSVLDAGRIRSSEDAFVDLLLERVPEMGMPLLVAEAPRAFLDLNRSPAELDPAVVHDVPRGASNPRVSSGLGVIPRVVAQGRAIYRGKITRAEAQDRIDRVWHPYHRQLDSLMASARSQFGQAILIDCHSMPHEAIEGTGGARGVPEIVLGDRFGAAADSALVDAVETIFRDLGFRVARNAPFAGAYILQTYGKPAQGRHAIQIEIDRTLYMDEATLRPNARFDSIRNLLSEAILRIRDLSVGAQGLAAE; translated from the coding sequence ATGCCGCGAAAGCCATATCGTCTGCACCTTCCCAAAGGGGTTACCGCGCCTGTCGTGGTCGCGTCGCCCCATTCCGGGCGGGCCTATGAGGCTGCGTTTCTTTCCCGATCGGTTCTGGATGCGGGGCGGATTCGCTCCTCCGAGGATGCATTCGTCGATCTGCTGCTGGAACGGGTCCCGGAAATGGGCATGCCGCTTCTGGTCGCAGAGGCGCCACGCGCGTTCCTCGATCTCAACCGATCCCCGGCCGAGCTGGATCCCGCAGTCGTGCACGACGTGCCACGCGGCGCCAGCAACCCAAGGGTCAGTTCCGGCCTGGGGGTGATTCCCCGCGTCGTGGCCCAGGGCCGTGCCATCTACCGGGGAAAGATCACGCGCGCCGAGGCGCAGGACCGGATCGACCGCGTCTGGCATCCCTACCACCGGCAACTCGACAGCCTGATGGCGTCGGCACGGTCGCAATTCGGTCAGGCGATCCTGATCGACTGTCATTCCATGCCCCACGAGGCGATCGAGGGCACGGGTGGCGCGCGTGGTGTCCCGGAGATCGTGCTGGGTGACCGTTTTGGCGCGGCAGCCGACAGCGCGCTTGTGGACGCGGTCGAGACGATTTTTCGCGATCTGGGGTTCCGGGTCGCACGCAATGCGCCCTTTGCCGGCGCCTACATCCTGCAGACCTACGGCAAGCCCGCACAGGGTCGCCACGCCATCCAGATCGAGATCGACCGAACCCTCTACATGGACGAAGCGACGCTGCGGCCCAACGCGCGGTTCGATTCGATCCGCAACCTGCTGAGCGAGGCGATACTGCGTATTCGCGATCTGTCGGTCGGCGCGCAGGGGTTGGCGGCCGAGTGA
- the ykgO gene encoding type B 50S ribosomal protein L36 has translation MKVRNSLRSLKNRHRDCRVVRRKGRVYVINKTQRRFKARQG, from the coding sequence ATGAAGGTTCGCAATTCCCTCCGGTCGCTGAAGAACCGGCACCGCGACTGCCGCGTCGTGCGCCGCAAGGGCCGGGTCTATGTGATCAACAAGACCCAGCGCCGGTTCAAAGCCCGCCAGGGCTGA
- a CDS encoding MarR family winged helix-turn-helix transcriptional regulator, giving the protein MAKPHSPKQLAELIDTLAPALRRLQGKGAAHGPRITALSHLAKDGPATMRDLATRLNISPQAVTGLIDGLEQEGLVARERHPTDRRKVLIRLNDHAAPQVQAARADRTDTLASLFEGTTKEDRAAFARVAETLLARLG; this is encoded by the coding sequence ATGGCAAAACCGCATTCTCCCAAACAACTCGCCGAGTTGATCGATACCCTGGCCCCGGCTTTGCGCCGACTGCAAGGCAAAGGGGCGGCCCACGGCCCGCGTATCACCGCCCTGTCCCATCTGGCCAAGGATGGTCCCGCCACCATGCGCGACCTGGCGACACGGCTGAACATCTCGCCGCAGGCCGTCACCGGTTTAATCGACGGGTTGGAGCAGGAAGGTCTGGTGGCCCGCGAACGGCATCCGACGGACCGCCGAAAGGTTCTGATTCGGCTCAACGATCACGCCGCGCCGCAGGTTCAGGCCGCGCGTGCCGACCGGACCGACACCCTCGCATCCCTGTTCGAGGGAACCACCAAGGAAGATCGGGCCGCCTTTGCACGGGTGGCCGAGACGCTGTTGGCGCGTCTCGGCTGA
- a CDS encoding peroxiredoxin: MGLRINQVVPDFEAETSEGPIKFHDWIGDSWAILFSHPKDFTPVCTTEFGAVAQLADEWEKRGVKVIGISVDDAESHRKWKSDIATFGKADPTFPIIADEDLTVSKAYDMLPADAYLPDGRTPNDTATVRSVYIIGPDKQLKLSMTYPMNVGRNFAEILRAVDALQMASKHGVAAPANWEQGRDVVIPAAVSDADAKAKFGDFTTHFPYLRMTKDPSA, encoded by the coding sequence ATGGGACTGCGCATCAATCAAGTCGTGCCCGATTTCGAAGCCGAGACCAGCGAGGGACCGATCAAGTTCCACGACTGGATCGGCGACAGCTGGGCGATTCTGTTCAGCCACCCCAAGGATTTCACCCCCGTCTGCACGACCGAGTTCGGTGCCGTCGCCCAACTGGCCGACGAATGGGAAAAGCGCGGCGTGAAGGTCATCGGCATCTCGGTCGACGACGCCGAAAGCCATCGCAAGTGGAAGTCCGACATCGCCACCTTCGGCAAGGCGGACCCGACCTTCCCGATTATCGCTGACGAAGATCTCACCGTGTCCAAGGCCTATGACATGCTGCCCGCCGACGCCTATCTGCCGGACGGCCGCACGCCCAACGACACCGCGACTGTCCGGTCGGTCTACATCATCGGTCCGGACAAGCAGCTGAAGCTGTCGATGACCTATCCGATGAACGTCGGCCGCAATTTTGCGGAAATCCTGCGCGCGGTCGACGCGTTGCAGATGGCGTCCAAGCATGGCGTGGCCGCCCCCGCCAACTGGGAGCAGGGTCGCGATGTGGTGATTCCGGCGGCGGTATCGGATGCGGATGCCAAGGCGAAGTTCGGCGATTTCACCACGCATTTCCCTTATCTGCGGATGACCAAGGATCCCTCTGCCTGA
- a CDS encoding RluA family pseudouridine synthase has translation MPNPSTPYDPPTGPIATVYHDDHLLVVDKPHGLLSVPGRGEHLADCLLSRLAADWPEVLLCHRLDRDTSGIMIFALTKEAQRKIGRMFETKRVKKRYIARVWGAVAEASGTIDLPLIVDWPNRPLQHVNFETGKPSVTDWHRVAVEDGTTRMRLMPRTGRSHQLRVHMQSLGHPILGDPFYASGAAQDFPRMMLHAEGLKFEHPIDGQVMRLEAPCPF, from the coding sequence ATGCCAAACCCGTCTACGCCCTACGACCCGCCGACCGGCCCCATCGCCACCGTCTATCACGACGATCACCTGCTGGTGGTCGACAAGCCCCACGGCCTGCTGTCGGTGCCGGGCCGGGGCGAACATCTGGCCGACTGCCTGCTGTCGCGGCTGGCCGCCGACTGGCCCGAGGTTTTGCTGTGTCACAGGCTGGACCGGGATACGTCGGGCATCATGATCTTTGCCCTCACCAAGGAAGCGCAGCGCAAAATCGGGCGGATGTTCGAGACCAAGCGCGTCAAGAAACGCTACATCGCGCGGGTCTGGGGCGCGGTCGCAGAGGCATCGGGCACCATCGACCTGCCGCTGATCGTGGACTGGCCGAACCGGCCGCTGCAACACGTGAATTTCGAGACGGGCAAGCCATCGGTGACGGACTGGCACCGGGTCGCGGTCGAGGATGGCACCACCCGAATGCGCCTGATGCCGCGCACCGGGCGCAGCCACCAGTTGCGCGTGCACATGCAGTCGCTGGGCCACCCGATCCTGGGCGATCCGTTCTATGCCTCGGGCGCGGCGCAGGATTTCCCGCGCATGATGCTGCACGCCGAGGGCCTGAAGTTCGAGCACCCGATCGATGGACAGGTCATGCGGCTGGAGGCACCCTGTCCGTTCTGA
- the yghX gene encoding YghX family hydrolase yields the protein MTRMTAKDFDQELLDLYDFYAHGKISKREFLDRAGKWAVGGVTALALLNTLSPNYALAQQVAEDDGDIIGEDITYDSPNGHGAVNGYLVRPVGVETPAAVLVVHENRGLNPYIRDVARRVAKAGFIALAPDGLTSMGGYPGTDDEGREMQRQVDGEKLMNDFFAGYEFLAALEGTNGKVGATGFCYGGGVVNALAVAYPELNAGVPFYGRQAAADDVPKIETPLLFQYAALDSRINAGWPAMQKALEANDKVYEAAIWPDVNHGFHNDTTPRYDAETAEAAWDKTIAWFRVYLA from the coding sequence ATGACACGTATGACCGCCAAGGACTTCGACCAAGAGCTTCTGGATCTTTATGACTTCTATGCCCACGGAAAGATCAGCAAACGTGAGTTTCTGGACCGTGCCGGAAAATGGGCCGTGGGCGGCGTGACGGCGCTGGCCCTGCTCAACACGCTCAGCCCGAATTATGCCCTGGCCCAGCAGGTGGCCGAAGATGACGGCGACATCATCGGCGAGGACATCACCTACGACAGTCCGAATGGCCATGGGGCGGTCAACGGGTATCTTGTGCGCCCGGTGGGCGTGGAAACCCCGGCTGCCGTTCTGGTCGTGCATGAGAACCGGGGCCTGAACCCTTATATCCGCGATGTCGCGCGCAGGGTTGCCAAGGCCGGGTTCATCGCGCTGGCCCCGGACGGGCTGACCTCCATGGGGGGGTATCCGGGCACCGACGACGAAGGCCGCGAGATGCAGCGTCAGGTCGACGGTGAAAAGCTGATGAACGACTTCTTTGCGGGCTATGAATTCCTGGCTGCACTGGAGGGGACGAACGGCAAGGTCGGGGCCACCGGTTTCTGCTATGGTGGCGGCGTCGTGAATGCGCTTGCGGTGGCCTACCCGGAGCTGAACGCAGGCGTGCCGTTCTATGGCCGCCAGGCCGCGGCCGACGACGTGCCGAAGATCGAGACGCCGCTGCTGTTCCAGTATGCCGCGCTGGACAGCCGCATCAACGCCGGTTGGCCCGCGATGCAAAAGGCATTGGAAGCCAACGATAAGGTCTATGAGGCCGCCATTTGGCCGGACGTGAACCACGGTTTCCACAACGACACCACGCCCCGCTATGACGCCGAAACGGCAGAGGCGGCCTGGGACAAGACCATCGCCTGGTTCCGCGTCTATCTTGCCTGA